In Spirobacillus cienkowskii, a genomic segment contains:
- a CDS encoding IS630 family transposase produces MKKKFSKSGLYKFLQRTLIRRVVPRTKHIKNDPEKMAEWIKDLPNKINEIKVKNPGKKINIDFQDESRFGQMTIKSGIWSPFPIRPEFKTQMGYLNSWIYATANKDTGKYFGMILPNLNVENMQIFINEYSKTVPKNEHIIMILDGASAHKSKKLILPQNISFIFLPSFSPELNPIERLWSYFKRNHLSFKIYKDYEDLVQKCSSGWNQLTQKIVKSIMNSKPKASLC; encoded by the coding sequence ATTAAAAAAAAATTTAGTAAAAGTGGGTTATACAAGTTCCTTCAAAGAACATTAATAAGAAGAGTTGTTCCAAGAACAAAGCATATAAAAAATGACCCAGAAAAAATGGCCGAATGGATTAAAGATTTACCAAATAAAATTAATGAAATTAAAGTAAAAAATCCAGGAAAAAAAATAAACATAGATTTTCAAGATGAATCACGATTTGGACAAATGACAATAAAATCTGGTATTTGGAGTCCTTTCCCAATCAGACCAGAATTTAAAACTCAAATGGGTTATTTAAACTCATGGATTTATGCTACTGCTAACAAAGATACGGGCAAATATTTTGGAATGATATTACCAAATTTAAATGTTGAAAACATGCAAATTTTTATCAATGAGTACTCCAAGACCGTACCTAAGAATGAGCATATTATTATGATACTAGATGGAGCTAGTGCACATAAAAGCAAAAAATTAATTTTACCCCAAAATATATCATTTATTTTTTTACCTTCATTTTCTCCAGAGTTAAATCCAATTGAAAGGTTATGGAGTTATTTTAAAAGGAATCACTTATCATTTAAAATTTATAAAGATTATGAAGATCTCGTTCAAAAATGCTCTAGTGGTTGGAATCAATTAACACAAAAAATTGTCAAGTCAATTATGAATTCAAAACCTAAGGCAAGCTTATGTTAA
- a CDS encoding ATP-binding protein produces MEYQFNHDRKIFINPHKMERVFANILENALQAMKYQGKIWIHTKDVIEKNKVFVEFCIGNNNSYIEKNNIQNLFKTFYTLKQNGTGLGLAIAEKVIQEHGGTIWCISEKNEKNLKGKVEFKFTIPATDLDFCIDINQYSLPLHSSELHQIKNDFDTLNNRN; encoded by the coding sequence ATGGAATATCAATTTAATCACGACCGCAAAATCTTTATTAACCCACATAAAATGGAACGGGTGTTTGCCAATATTTTAGAAAATGCACTACAAGCCATGAAATACCAAGGTAAAATTTGGATTCATACAAAAGATGTTATAGAAAAAAACAAAGTTTTTGTTGAATTTTGTATTGGCAATAATAATTCTTATATAGAAAAAAATAATATACAAAACTTGTTTAAAACCTTTTATACACTTAAGCAAAATGGCACTGGGCTTGGTTTAGCGATTGCAGAAAAAGTCATTCAAGAACACGGTGGAACAATTTGGTGTATATCAGAAAAAAATGAAAAAAACCTCAAAGGAAAGGTTGAATTTAAGTTTACAATACCAGCAACTGATTTAGATTTTTGTATAGATATCAATCAATATTCTTTACCATTGCATAGTAGTGAGCTGCATCAAATAAAAAATGATTTCGACACACTAAATAATAGAAATTAA
- a CDS encoding histone deacetylase family protein: protein MKIYYSSLQKKHIIKKEIYGGKAHPYNDKVSRIDSILKAFKLDNKYEIVVPEIIPYESLIAVHDDDYLNFLESSQNLKNDEIICPYVFPCDSRIQRREPFIPKRAGYYCFDAGTSLMHNTWNAAVASASAAYAAAKHTKNTGEATYALCRPPGHHASKNMFGGYCYLNNAAIIAKYLSKSGSVMIIDFDYHHGNGTQSIFYDSSEVFYFSIHAHPLVEYPYFTGFEEEIGIDDGVNYNLNVPLMPLSSPNEYFKSLLNGLNKAFTIMEPDYLILSAGFDIESGDPIGHFNINCSDFNKLGREFFNLKKKTIILQEGGYLVSELGKNVESFLSGFF, encoded by the coding sequence ATGAAAATTTATTATAGTTCTCTTCAAAAAAAACATATTATTAAAAAAGAAATATATGGAGGAAAAGCCCATCCGTATAACGATAAAGTTAGTAGAATTGATTCTATTTTAAAAGCATTTAAATTAGATAATAAATACGAAATTGTAGTTCCAGAAATTATTCCTTACGAGTCGTTGATTGCAGTGCATGATGACGATTATCTCAATTTTTTAGAATCTTCGCAAAATTTAAAAAATGATGAAATTATTTGTCCTTACGTATTTCCTTGCGACAGTCGTATTCAAAGACGTGAGCCATTTATTCCTAAAAGAGCTGGGTATTACTGTTTTGATGCAGGAACATCTTTAATGCATAATACCTGGAATGCAGCAGTGGCCTCGGCCAGTGCCGCGTATGCAGCTGCCAAGCATACAAAAAATACAGGCGAAGCAACCTATGCGCTGTGTCGACCTCCTGGGCATCATGCTTCTAAAAATATGTTTGGTGGTTATTGCTATCTTAATAATGCAGCAATTATTGCAAAATATTTATCAAAATCTGGCAGTGTGATGATTATAGATTTTGATTACCATCATGGTAATGGAACACAAAGTATTTTTTATGATTCTTCTGAAGTATTTTATTTTAGTATTCATGCGCATCCCTTGGTTGAATATCCTTATTTTACAGGATTTGAAGAAGAAATTGGTATTGATGATGGGGTTAATTATAATTTAAATGTTCCTTTAATGCCCCTTTCTTCTCCTAATGAATATTTTAAATCATTATTAAATGGTTTAAATAAGGCTTTTACAATAATGGAACCTGATTATTTAATTTTGTCTGCGGGATTTGATATTGAGTCGGGCGATCCAATAGGTCACTTTAATATAAATTGTTCTGACTTTAATAAATTAGGCAGAGAGTTTTTTAATTTAAAGAAAAAAACAATTATTTTACAAGAAGGTGGTTATTTGGTAAGTGAACTTGGTAAAAATGTTGAAAGTTTTTTAAGTGGATTTTTTTGA
- a CDS encoding glycerophosphoryl diester phosphodiesterase — MPKNLKIPKIIGHRGAKGFAPENTLTSFKKAKELGARWVEFDVKETQDSILIVMHDDTLERTTNGKGKVANTNFLEIKKLDAGSWFHESFTNEKVPSFEETIKLLNELKLGANIEIKPCPKKEEKTAILVAKVLQNLWPKELPPPIVSSFSMESLVAAKKVFPELIIGALFETLPIDWKSIAKSVQANTIHIDHENISDEKILEIINENYPVLAYTVNDTKRANELFKTGVTAIFTDFPWKE; from the coding sequence ATGCCTAAAAACCTTAAGATTCCTAAAATTATAGGACATCGAGGAGCAAAAGGATTTGCACCAGAAAATACCCTAACATCTTTTAAAAAAGCAAAAGAGCTTGGAGCTCGTTGGGTAGAGTTTGATGTAAAAGAAACTCAAGATAGCATTTTAATAGTGATGCACGATGATACGCTCGAAAGAACAACTAATGGTAAGGGAAAAGTAGCAAATACTAATTTTTTGGAAATAAAAAAACTTGATGCAGGATCATGGTTTCATGAGTCTTTTACTAACGAAAAAGTACCCTCTTTTGAAGAAACAATAAAACTTTTAAATGAACTAAAATTAGGAGCAAATATTGAAATAAAACCATGTCCAAAAAAAGAAGAAAAAACTGCTATTTTAGTAGCAAAAGTTTTACAAAATTTATGGCCCAAAGAACTACCTCCACCAATAGTTTCAAGCTTTAGCATGGAATCACTTGTAGCCGCAAAAAAAGTATTTCCTGAATTAATTATTGGAGCGCTATTTGAAACACTACCAATTGACTGGAAAAGTATTGCAAAATCTGTTCAAGCAAACACTATTCATATTGATCATGAAAATATAAGCGATGAAAAAATTTTAGAAATAATTAATGAAAATTATCCTGTATTGGCATATACTGTAAATGATACAAAAAGAGCTAATGAATTATTTAAAACTGGGGTTACTGCAATTTTTACAGATTTTCCATGGAAGGAATAA
- the ugpB gene encoding sn-glycerol-3-phosphate ABC transporter substrate-binding protein UgpB codes for MRYSYNFFYPIFLLLFCFNNAYSKTKIQFWHGLSGTTSDYLNDIILDFNKSQNDIEVIAVKKGTYQETMISGIAAYRAKKQPDIIQIYEVGTATMLFAKGATIPISQLLNENNITINYDDIIPAVKGYYSENNVLFSFPLNSSSPILYYNNKIFKKAGLNPNSPPKTWEELFVYAEKIKNSGAALCGFTSAWPAWIQLENFSAWHNIPYATDHNGMSSKKPKLTFNSKIQVQHWENLQNANKKGFFTYYGRTSEAQMAFSTQKCGMYFDSTGSYGDVKASNVEFSVAPLPYYKNVSGAPQNTIIGGASLWVFNGIPKDHQKAAAIFIEYLSRPQVMARWHQTSGYLPVTFKSYEQTKLQGFYKNNSGYEIAISELNNKPPTENSKGLRINGLPNIRNIVESNFESMLSGKITAKMALDNAVEKGNEIIQKTGG; via the coding sequence ATGAGATATAGTTATAATTTTTTTTATCCAATATTTTTATTATTATTTTGTTTTAATAATGCTTATTCAAAAACAAAAATTCAATTTTGGCATGGACTTTCAGGAACTACCAGTGATTACTTAAACGATATTATTTTAGATTTTAATAAGTCACAAAATGATATTGAAGTTATTGCTGTTAAAAAAGGCACATATCAAGAAACAATGATTTCTGGAATTGCGGCTTACAGAGCAAAAAAACAACCCGATATCATTCAAATATATGAGGTTGGAACAGCGACAATGCTTTTCGCAAAAGGAGCAACCATTCCAATTTCACAACTTTTAAATGAAAACAATATTACAATAAATTATGATGATATTATTCCAGCAGTTAAAGGTTATTATAGCGAAAATAACGTGCTTTTTTCATTTCCTTTAAATAGCTCGTCTCCAATATTATATTATAATAATAAAATTTTTAAAAAGGCTGGATTAAATCCAAACTCTCCACCCAAAACATGGGAAGAATTATTTGTTTACGCAGAAAAAATTAAAAATTCTGGTGCTGCTCTATGTGGTTTTACCTCTGCTTGGCCAGCATGGATTCAGCTAGAAAACTTTAGTGCATGGCACAATATTCCTTATGCAACAGATCACAACGGAATGTCTTCAAAAAAACCGAAGCTCACTTTTAATTCTAAAATACAAGTGCAACATTGGGAAAATTTACAAAATGCAAATAAAAAAGGTTTTTTTACTTATTATGGTAGAACCTCCGAAGCTCAAATGGCATTTTCAACTCAAAAATGCGGAATGTATTTTGACTCAACCGGTTCATATGGTGATGTCAAAGCATCTAACGTCGAATTTTCTGTAGCACCTCTTCCATATTATAAAAATGTTTCTGGCGCACCACAAAACACAATAATTGGAGGAGCGAGTCTCTGGGTTTTTAATGGAATTCCAAAAGACCATCAAAAAGCAGCAGCAATTTTTATTGAATATTTATCGAGACCTCAGGTAATGGCAAGATGGCATCAAACAAGTGGTTATTTACCCGTTACCTTTAAATCTTACGAACAAACTAAGTTACAAGGATTTTATAAAAATAATTCTGGTTATGAAATTGCAATTTCTGAATTAAATAATAAGCCTCCAACAGAAAACTCAAAAGGTTTAAGAATTAATGGACTGCCAAATATTCGTAACATTGTAGAATCAAATTTTGAGTCGATGCTATCTGGTAAGATTACAGCAAAAATGGCTCTTGATAATGCTGTAGAAAAAGGTAATGAAATTATACAAAAAACAGGTGGATAA
- the ugpA gene encoding sn-glycerol-3-phosphate ABC transporter permease UgpA — protein MQKRVIFNSKLLPYLLIAPQILISSVFFFWPAILAIWQSFLKEDAFGLSTEFIWFQNYLDIFFDNNYLSSIFVTIIFSFFVTLICLTISLILSGLVYKVNFGKIVYQTLIICPYAVAPAIAGILWFFLFNPSIGYISNILQKINILWDPNLNENHALILIIVAASWKQISYNFLFYLASLQSIPKSLLEAASIDGASSFRKFIDIIIPIISPTTFFLFIMNLIYTFFDTFGIIFTTTQGGPGYSTTNLVYKVYVDGIINLNLGSSAAQSVILMIFVSIITLIHFKFVEKKVHY, from the coding sequence GTGCAAAAAAGAGTAATTTTTAATTCTAAATTATTACCATACTTACTTATAGCTCCACAAATACTTATTTCATCTGTTTTCTTTTTTTGGCCTGCAATATTGGCAATATGGCAATCATTTTTAAAAGAAGATGCTTTTGGCTTAAGTACAGAATTTATATGGTTTCAAAATTACCTAGATATATTTTTTGATAATAATTACTTATCTTCTATATTTGTAACAATAATTTTTAGCTTTTTTGTAACTCTAATTTGTTTAACAATTTCTCTTATATTATCTGGACTTGTTTATAAAGTTAATTTTGGAAAAATAGTCTATCAAACTCTTATTATATGCCCCTATGCTGTTGCCCCTGCAATTGCAGGAATATTATGGTTTTTTCTATTTAATCCATCCATAGGATATATATCAAATATTTTGCAAAAAATTAATATTTTATGGGATCCTAACTTAAATGAAAATCATGCATTAATTTTAATAATAGTTGCAGCAAGCTGGAAACAAATTAGTTATAATTTTTTATTTTATCTAGCTAGTCTTCAGTCAATACCAAAATCACTACTTGAAGCAGCCTCTATTGATGGCGCTAGTTCTTTTAGAAAATTTATTGATATAATTATACCAATTATTTCTCCAACAACATTTTTTTTATTTATAATGAATTTAATTTATACATTTTTTGATACATTTGGAATAATTTTTACAACCACGCAAGGAGGACCTGGATATTCTACAACAAATCTCGTTTACAAAGTTTATGTTGATGGAATTATAAATCTTAATTTAGGAAGTTCTGCAGCACAGTCTGTAATATTAATGATTTTTGTATCCATAATAACATTAATCCATTTTAAATTTGTAGAAAAAAAGGTTCACTATTAA
- the ugpE gene encoding sn-glycerol-3-phosphate ABC transporter permease UgpE, translating to MFNNFKKTYFLTNFILIFGTIIIVFPIYFCFIASTESIQNILHGKIGLIPGTQLFKNYLEILNPEKNILPGISIWKLLLNSLITTVLITIGKTVISIVSAYSIVYFNFPFKKTLFFLIFITLMLPIEVRIVPTFQMASNLNLLDSYHGLSIPLIASATATFLFRQFFMTIPDELCEAAKIDGAGPLHFFWDIVFPLSRTTIAALFVILFIYGWNQYLWPLLITTKQSMNTIIIALTQMISPDGATPWEKVMGVAVIAMLPPIFVVVFMQKLFVKGLIDSEK from the coding sequence ATGTTTAATAATTTTAAAAAAACTTATTTTTTAACCAATTTTATATTGATATTTGGAACAATTATAATTGTATTTCCTATTTACTTTTGCTTTATTGCATCTACAGAAAGCATACAAAATATATTACACGGAAAAATAGGATTAATTCCTGGCACACAATTATTTAAAAACTATTTAGAAATATTAAATCCCGAAAAAAATATTTTACCAGGTATATCAATTTGGAAGCTTTTATTAAATAGTCTGATTACAACAGTATTAATAACAATTGGTAAAACTGTAATTTCTATTGTATCAGCATATTCTATAGTATATTTCAATTTTCCTTTTAAAAAAACTTTGTTTTTTTTAATTTTTATAACATTAATGCTCCCAATTGAAGTTCGTATAGTTCCAACATTTCAAATGGCTTCAAATTTAAATCTTTTAGATTCTTATCACGGCTTATCAATTCCTTTAATTGCCTCAGCAACTGCAACTTTTTTATTTAGACAATTTTTTATGACAATACCAGATGAACTTTGTGAAGCAGCAAAAATTGATGGGGCAGGTCCATTGCATTTTTTTTGGGATATCGTTTTTCCACTTTCTAGAACAACAATAGCAGCTCTTTTTGTAATTTTATTTATTTATGGATGGAATCAGTACCTTTGGCCGCTTCTTATTACTACAAAACAAAGTATGAACACTATCATTATTGCTCTCACTCAAATGATTTCTCCAGATGGTGCAACCCCGTGGGAAAAGGTAATGGGAGTTGCTGTAATTGCTATGCTCCCACCGATATTTGTTGTTGTATTTATGCAAAAATTATTTGTAAAAGGATTGATTGATTCTGAAAAATAA
- a CDS encoding sn-glycerol-3-phosphate ABC transporter ATP-binding protein UgpC — MATVTLKSLEKLFNNQRILSNINLKISDGEFIVILGPSGCGKSTLLRLVAGLEAVSKGEIFIGEKNVTNIEPKDRKIAMVFQNYALYPHMTVFNNIAYGLKLQKVSKSEIIKKVNFASEILQLNELLQRKPSQLSGGQRQRVAMGRAIVRDPNVFLFDEPLSNLDAKLRTQMRFEIKKIQKKFNTTSIYVTHDQIEAMTLADRIVLLNKGNIEQIGTPIELYTKPASTFVGGFIGNPPMNFIPGEYISNYINFNNFNKNCIVGIRPENIKILTDIEDKKSIPFKFEMFEIIGHESLVYGKIDNSNISIIIKTNKINNDFSSKKLYISFKHDDLHFFPKDT; from the coding sequence ATGGCTACAGTAACATTAAAAAGTTTAGAAAAGTTATTTAACAATCAACGAATATTAAGCAATATTAATTTAAAAATTAGTGATGGTGAATTTATAGTTATTTTAGGGCCAAGTGGCTGTGGAAAATCAACTTTATTACGTTTAGTGGCAGGTCTTGAAGCGGTGTCAAAAGGCGAAATATTTATAGGAGAAAAAAATGTAACAAATATTGAGCCTAAAGATAGAAAAATTGCTATGGTCTTTCAAAATTATGCTTTATATCCCCACATGACGGTGTTTAATAACATCGCTTACGGACTAAAGTTACAGAAAGTATCAAAATCAGAAATTATAAAAAAAGTTAATTTTGCGTCAGAAATTCTTCAACTGAATGAGCTTCTACAACGAAAACCTAGTCAACTTAGTGGTGGCCAAAGACAGCGAGTTGCAATGGGTAGAGCAATAGTTAGAGATCCCAATGTTTTTTTATTTGACGAACCATTAAGTAACTTAGATGCAAAACTAAGGACACAAATGCGCTTTGAAATTAAAAAAATTCAAAAAAAATTTAATACTACTAGTATTTATGTAACACATGATCAAATTGAAGCAATGACACTTGCAGATAGAATTGTTTTACTAAACAAAGGAAATATTGAACAAATTGGTACTCCAATAGAATTGTATACTAAACCAGCTTCAACTTTTGTTGGAGGTTTTATTGGAAACCCTCCTATGAATTTTATTCCTGGAGAATATATTTCGAACTATATTAATTTTAATAATTTCAATAAAAACTGTATTGTTGGAATAAGACCAGAAAATATTAAAATTTTAACGGATATTGAAGACAAAAAATCAATACCATTTAAATTTGAAATGTTCGAAATTATAGGTCATGAAAGTCTTGTTTATGGAAAAATTGATAATTCTAACATTTCTATCATAATCAAAACAAATAAAATAAATAATGATTTTAGTTCAAAAAAACTTTATATTAGTTTTAAACACGATGATCTCCATTTTTTTCCAAAAGATACTTAG
- a CDS encoding glycosyltransferase has protein sequence MKDNFELKHLFLNSNPWFSAVSDYSLQLALYLNQPDGVLYCSEVGHTAMQQKCLENHLPFKHLPIHRQTIISFMTSLIFIIQTLFKYKNKQIFFWTFEGREHSLCVVTKILFPFLWKNKKLIRVRGQAQRLKSNFFSRIIYNYLTNKIIFAADCIKKQVGFELNKNKTIVHYYAKDAMPQKNYENRFYLDSSFPPIDKNKLSFLVIGRFDPVKGHDYLLEAFSKANFKDRFNNTIESQLIFLGYKANINPQNIFLKHLSKFDIQKSNVNKFFLEDSSQKKQVFIIEEKINNIENLIATVSFGVIPSLGSEVICRVGVEFLQSGIPVLSSNVGALPEVLSVFSNLIFNSGDEENLKQKLEYSAAIFLEKNQYILLKDKAKLEGNNRFSSSSYNSLLNFIYN, from the coding sequence TTGAAAGATAATTTTGAGTTAAAACATTTATTTTTAAATTCTAATCCTTGGTTTTCTGCAGTTTCTGATTATAGTTTACAACTTGCATTGTATCTTAATCAGCCCGATGGAGTATTGTATTGCTCAGAAGTAGGTCATACAGCAATGCAGCAAAAATGCTTAGAAAATCATTTACCTTTTAAACATTTGCCAATTCATAGGCAAACAATAATTTCTTTTATGACGAGTTTAATTTTTATAATTCAAACCTTATTTAAGTATAAAAATAAACAAATTTTTTTTTGGACCTTTGAAGGTAGAGAACATTCTCTTTGTGTTGTAACTAAAATATTATTTCCTTTCTTATGGAAAAATAAAAAATTAATTCGAGTTAGAGGTCAAGCGCAAAGACTTAAATCAAATTTTTTTTCAAGAATAATTTATAATTATTTAACTAATAAAATTATATTTGCTGCAGATTGTATAAAAAAACAAGTTGGTTTTGAATTGAATAAAAATAAAACAATTGTTCATTATTACGCTAAAGATGCAATGCCTCAAAAAAATTATGAAAATAGGTTTTATTTAGACAGCTCATTTCCACCAATAGATAAAAATAAACTCTCTTTTTTAGTTATTGGAAGATTTGATCCCGTTAAGGGGCATGATTATTTATTAGAAGCATTTAGCAAGGCAAATTTTAAAGATAGATTTAATAATACAATAGAAAGTCAGTTAATTTTTTTAGGGTACAAAGCAAATATTAACCCACAAAATATTTTTTTAAAACATTTAAGTAAGTTTGATATTCAAAAATCTAATGTTAATAAGTTTTTTTTAGAGGATTCTTCTCAAAAAAAACAAGTATTTATAATTGAAGAAAAAATTAATAATATAGAAAACTTAATTGCTACTGTAAGTTTTGGGGTTATTCCAAGCTTAGGGAGTGAGGTTATTTGTAGAGTTGGAGTAGAATTTTTACAAAGCGGTATTCCTGTATTAAGTTCAAATGTAGGAGCACTACCAGAAGTTCTTTCCGTATTTAGTAATTTAATTTTTAATTCCGGAGACGAAGAAAATTTAAAACAAAAATTAGAATATTCAGCTGCAATCTTTTTAGAAAAAAACCAATATATTCTTCTTAAAGATAAAGCTAAATTAGAAGGAAATAATAGGTTTTCTTCTAGTAGTTATAATTCGCTGCTAAATTTTATATACAATTGA
- a CDS encoding class I SAM-dependent methyltransferase: MELLKIEKMRRFYEIFPYPNRPLIVLPKIEAQFTAHGGFGFGIALGKTNIAYTIWKLSNDFSVFGGYANKKEWLCIFVELKNLFSDEKRILLVGCGTDEPVLFRKLHPKNEIIAIDLSRKAIEKAKKKISFLKIANFITKRVKTSKIEFLQGNAEVILNEKALGKFDFIQCFGVLHHQPDPLPLFSAMAQKLNSGGVLRLMVYSFHGRKLERRIQTRYQNIWSGFFQKKHFRFKILSHYALLRFWQFFNFLGFFASSRKRFYYLGAGSVSVADAFMHPSDPGIPLNLINEMAKKLELEMIYCEGKLEDRGYVLGFDDPISTWNKIVEADEKQELLTNPIIIFRKV; this comes from the coding sequence ATGGAGCTTCTTAAAATAGAGAAAATGAGGAGATTTTACGAGATTTTTCCTTATCCAAACCGTCCTCTGATAGTTTTACCTAAAATTGAGGCGCAGTTTACGGCTCATGGAGGATTTGGTTTTGGTATTGCTTTAGGCAAAACAAATATAGCCTATACAATCTGGAAGCTGAGCAATGATTTTTCTGTTTTTGGAGGTTATGCCAATAAAAAAGAATGGCTCTGTATTTTTGTTGAACTGAAAAATCTTTTTTCTGATGAAAAAAGAATATTATTAGTTGGTTGTGGAACCGATGAGCCTGTATTGTTTAGAAAATTGCACCCTAAAAACGAAATTATTGCAATTGATCTGAGTCGAAAGGCAATTGAAAAGGCAAAAAAGAAAATTTCTTTTTTGAAAATTGCAAATTTTATTACCAAACGAGTAAAAACTAGTAAAATTGAATTTTTGCAGGGCAATGCAGAAGTTATTTTAAATGAAAAGGCCCTAGGTAAGTTTGATTTTATTCAGTGCTTTGGGGTGCTTCATCATCAACCCGACCCCTTACCATTATTTTCTGCAATGGCCCAAAAACTAAATTCTGGAGGCGTCTTACGCCTTATGGTTTATAGCTTTCATGGAAGAAAGCTTGAGCGTCGGATTCAAACTCGTTATCAAAATATTTGGAGCGGCTTTTTTCAAAAAAAACATTTTAGATTCAAGATCTTATCGCATTATGCTTTACTAAGGTTTTGGCAGTTTTTTAATTTTTTAGGATTTTTTGCTTCGAGCAGAAAACGATTTTATTACTTAGGGGCTGGTTCTGTTAGCGTCGCAGATGCTTTTATGCATCCCTCTGATCCAGGAATACCTTTAAATTTAATAAATGAAATGGCAAAAAAATTAGAGCTTGAAATGATTTATTGTGAAGGTAAGTTAGAAGATAGGGGGTATGTTTTGGGGTTTGATGATCCCATTTCTACATGGAATAAAATTGTAGAAGCGGATGAAAAACAAGAATTATTGACAAATCCTATAATAATTTTTCGTAAGGTATGA
- a CDS encoding GNAT family N-acetyltransferase: protein MKEDSIIIKSKRLYLRHLVIEDAEHIFNYAKNINVSKFVTWDSHVTIKDSIKFVKSILKIYKIFPISNLGIVINENFNETVIGTIGLLQKQRMSLNTYELGFAINENYWGKGYAYEAAISLLKHCFDNYIIQRVEATCMIENKKSYKLMEKIGMKREGILRNYVFKNNYYYDSYMYSILKHEWDNFL from the coding sequence ATGAAAGAAGACTCTATTATAATAAAGTCAAAAAGATTATATTTAAGGCATTTAGTTATAGAAGATGCAGAGCATATTTTTAACTATGCTAAAAATATTAATGTTTCAAAATTTGTAACATGGGATAGCCATGTTACAATAAAAGATAGCATTAAATTTGTTAAAAGTATTTTAAAAATTTACAAAATTTTTCCTATAAGTAACTTAGGAATAGTTATAAACGAAAATTTTAATGAAACAGTTATTGGCACTATTGGTTTATTACAAAAACAACGTATGTCATTAAACACATACGAGCTTGGTTTCGCAATTAACGAAAATTACTGGGGAAAAGGCTATGCTTATGAAGCCGCAATTTCTTTATTAAAGCATTGTTTTGATAATTATATTATACAAAGAGTTGAAGCAACATGTATGATTGAAAATAAAAAAAGCTATAAACTCATGGAAAAAATTGGTATGAAACGAGAAGGAATTCTAAGAAACTATGTATTTAAAAATAATTATTACTATGATAGCTATATGTATTCAATATTAAAACATGAATGGGATAATTTTTTATAA